The Argentina anserina chromosome 3, drPotAnse1.1, whole genome shotgun sequence genome includes a region encoding these proteins:
- the LOC126786717 gene encoding zinc finger BED domain-containing protein RICESLEEPER 1-like: protein MEIQNEAAIKKPKRLTSVVWNHFERIRKADICYAICVHCNKKLSGSSNSGTTHLRNHLMRCLKRSNFDVSQLLAAKRRKKDNTVSLAAINGDEAQRPDAFSKPTIMRFDQDQKRDEIVTAASGKFDQDRSQFDLALMIILHGYPLPMVDDVGFKVFVKNLQPLFELVPNNDVEKFCLEIYRKERGKVYEMINSLHGRINLSVEMWYSVEGVEYLCLTAHFIDEEWKLQKKIMNFVTLDLSHTDDLLSDVIIKCLMDWDIDSKLFALTFDDCSTDDDIVLRIKDQISQSRPLLGHGQLFDIRSASHVINSIVKDALEALREVIHKIRASVKHVRSSQVAQRKFNEISQQVGISSEKRLVVDCPIRWDSTCLMLETALEYRGAFSVLQEHDPSYTSELTDTEWEWTSFIAGYLKLLVEVTNAFSGNKYPTASIYFPEICDIHIQLIDWCKSPDDFLRSMALKMKEKFDKYWSKCSLALAVAVILDPRFKMKLVEYYYSQIYGSQSLEKIKDVSDGIKELFDAYSICSTMVDQGSAIPGSSLPSTSSDPRDRLKGFDKFLYETSQSQNVTSDLDKYLQEPNFPRNCDFNILNWWKVHTPRYPILSMMARDVLGTPMSTIAPESAFSIDVRVLDKCRSSLNPDTREALICTQDWLQMELKDGNRLSSHSVRPFPIVESS from the exons ATGGAAATACAGAATGAAGCAGCCATCAAGAAACCAAAGCGGTTGACATCTGTTGTGTGGAATCATTTTGAAAGGATTAGGAAGGCTGATATATGTTATGCTATTTGTGTACACTGCAACAAGAAACTCAGTGGATCAAGTAACAGTGGCACCACACACCTGAGGAATCATCTCATGCGATGTCTGAAACGATCCAACTTTGATGTGTCTCAGCTACTTGCAgcgaagagaagaaaaaaagataataCTGTTAGCCTTGCAGCTATCAATGGTGATGAAGCACAAAGACCAGATGCATTCAGTAAGCCAACAATCATGAGGTTTGATCAGGATCAGAAAAGAGACGAAATTGTTACTGCTGCAAGTGGTAAGTTTGATCAGGACCGTAGTCAGTTTGATCTTGCTCTCATGATTATATTACATGGTTACCCATTGCCAATGGTTGATGATGTTGGATTCAAAGTGTTTGTCAAGAACCTTCAGCCATTATTTGAGTTGGTGCCAAATAATGATGTCGAGAAATTTTGTTTGGAAATTTATAGGAAAGAACGAGGTAAAGTGTATGAGATGATAAATAGTTTGCATGGCAGAATTAACCTTTCTGTTGAAATGTGGTATTCTGTGGAAGGTGTTGAGTACCTGTGTTTGACTGCACACTTTATTGATGAGGAGTGGAAACTGCAGAAGAAAATTATGAATTTTGTCACACTTGATTTGTCGCACACTGATGATTTGCTTTCGGACGTAATTATCAAGTGCCTGATGGACTGGGATATTGACAGTAAGTTGTTTGCCTTGACATTTGATGATTGTTCCACTGATGATGACATTGTTCTAAGGATTAAAGACCAGATCTCCCAAAGCAGGCCTCTCTTGGGTCATGGTCAGTTATTTGATATTCGCTCTGCTTCGCATGTTATAAATTCAATTGTGAAAGATGCATTGGAAGCACTGAGGGAGGTGATCCATAAGATTCGAGCAAGTGTCAAACATGTAAGAAGCTCACAAGTGGCCCAAAGGAAGTTCAATGAAATTTCCCAGCAAGTTGGGATCAGCAGTGAGAAGAGACTGGTTGTTGACTGCCCAATTAGATGGGATTCAACGTGCCTTATGCTTGAAACAGCTTTAGAATACAGGGGTGCATTTTCAGTCTTGCAAGAGCATGATCCCTCATATACATCAGAATTGACTGACACAGAATGGGAATGGACAAGCTTTATTGCTGGCTATTTGAAGCTTCTGGTTGAAGTCACTAATGCATTTTCAGGCAACAAATATCCAACTGCAAGTATATACTTCCCTGAGATTTGTGATATTCACATTCAATTAATTGACTGGTGCAAGAGCCCAGATGATTTTCTTAGGTCTATGGCATTAAAGATGAAAGAGAAGTTTGACAAATATTGGAGCAAGTGTAGTTTGGCTTTGGCAGTAGCAGTCATTTTAGATCCCAGATTCAAAATGAAATTGGTGGAGTACTACTATTCTCAAATATATGGTAGTCAGTCTTTGGAGaagatcaaggatgtatcTGATGGAATCAAGGAGCTTTTTGATGCATATTCAATCTGCTCAACAATGGTTGATCAAGGTTCAGCCATACCTGGAAGCAGCTTGCCTAGTACCAGCAGTGATCCCAGGGATAGATTGAAGGGTTTTGACAAATTTCTTTACGAGACCTCTCAAAGCCAGAATGTGACATCTGACTTGGATAAATATCTACAGGAGCCAAACTTTCCTCGTAACTGTGACTTTAACATATTAAATTGGTGGAAGGTCCACACACCAAGGTACCCTATCTTATCCATGATGGCACGTGATGTTCTAGGAACACCTATGTCAACTATTGCACCAGAATCTGCATTCAGTATTGATGTTAGAGTGCTTGATAAATGTCGAAGCTCGCTTAATCCTGATACTCGAGAGGCTTTGATTTGCACGCAAGATTGGTTGCAGATGGAATTAAAAG ATGGCAATCGACTGTCAAGCCATTCAGTTAGACCATTTCCCATTGTTGAATCAAGTTAA
- the LOC126788797 gene encoding adenylate isopentenyltransferase-like — translation MDLSGPKQKLLVVMSATGAGKWRLSLDLAARFPPATFEVINAHKMQVYRGLDVTTNKLSASERRVLGEFDSRDGDLTAAEFRRLAAQAVDGILSRRKVPVLVGGSNSFIHALLVERSDPDVVDAFDGEVAASSEPRYDCCFLWVDVSLPVLTAYLSQRVEEMVDSGMFLELAEFHGQNLAVRSGKRKAIGWRSSAVEKGSV, via the coding sequence ATGGACCTCTCAGGCCCAAAACAGAAGCTCCTTGTCGTCATGAGCGCCACCGGCGCCGGCAAATGGCGGCTCTCGCTCGATCTCGCCGCGAGGTTCCCTCCGGCCACGTTCGAGGTCATCAACGCCCACAAAATGCAGGTCTACAGAGGCCTCGACGTCACCACCAACAAGCTCTCTGCCTCCGAACGACGCGTCCTCGGCGAGTTCGACTCCCGCGACGGCGACCTCACCGCCGCGGAGTTCCGCCGGCTCGCGGCGCAGGCAGTGGATGGTATTCTCTCCCGGAGGAAGGTCCCGGTGCTCGTCGGCGGGTCCAACTCGTTCATCCACGCGCTGCTCGTCGAGAGGTCCGACCCGGACGTCGTCGACGCGTTCGACGGCGAGGTGGCGGCGTCGTCGGAGCCCCGGTACGACTGCTGCTTTCTCTGGGTGGACGTGTCGCTGCCGGTTCTGACGGCGTACTTGTCGCAGCGAGTGGAAGAGATGGTCGACTCGGGGATGTTTCTGGAGCTGGCCGAGTTTCACGGGCAGAACCTGGCGGTCCGGAGCGGTAAAAGGAAGGCGATCGGGTGGCGGAGTTCAGCCGTTGAGAAGGGGAGTGTATGA
- the LOC126788414 gene encoding NADH kinase, with product MARRRLLVLLKPFDVYPAFQSDGLSRIARLQLEHLDNRREVHKDAVNFCQNILHRKPVDWKALLRKDLTQPIRDVDLVITVGGDGTLLHASHYIDDSVPVLGVNSDPTRPEEVEKHRNEFDASRSTGYLCAATVDNFEQILDNIIEDRISPSDLRRISIGVNSQVFSTCALNDILIAHPCPATLSRFSFKIKSDDQLCCPLVNSRSSGLRVSTAAGATAAMLSAGGLPMPILSQDLQYMVREPISSGAASSLKHGFIKPHQSMEATWLCRDGIVYIDGSHVRCSVRNGDRIEISSKAPVLKVFLPHRVQHVSSL from the exons ATGGCGAGGAGGAGATTGCTGGTGCTGCTAAAACCGTTCGACGTGTACCCAGCTTTCCAATCAGACGGCCTGTCTCGCATCGCCCGCCTCCAG CTAGAGCACTTGGACAATAGGCGAGAGGTGCACAAGGATGCAGTAAACTTCTGTCAGAATATTTTGCACCGCAAGCCTGTTGATTGGAAAGCTCTATTGCGTAAAGATCTAACGCAGCCCATCCGTGATGTGGATCTTGTTATTACAGTTGGTGGCGATGGCACTTTACTACATGCGAGCCATTATATTGATGACTCGGTTCCGGTTCTAGGTGTGAATTCTGACCCCACCCGACCTGAAGAG GTGGAAAAGCACAGAAATGAGTTTGATGCTTCTAGAAGCACAGGCTATCTTTGTGCTGCAACTGTCGACAACTTTGAACAG ATACTGGACAACATCATAGAGGATCGAATTAGTCCTTCCGATCTGAGAAGGATCTCCATTGGTGTAAACTCTCAAGTTTTTTCAACTTGTGCTCTTAATGATATATTAATTGCGCATCCATGTCCGGCAACACTATCACGGTTCTCATTCAA AATCAAAAGTGATGACCAGCTGTGCTGTCCTTTAGTAAACTCCCGATCAAGCGGTCTCAGAGTTTCAACCGCTGCTGGGGCAACAGCTGCGATGCTCTCGGCTGGCGGACTTCCGATGCCTATATTATCTCAGGACCTCCAGTATATGGTAAGAGAGCCCATCTCATCAGGAGCAGCCTCAAGCTTAAAGCATGGGTTTATCAAACCTCATCAGTCCATGGAAGCTACATGGTTATGTAGAGATGGTATTGTATACATTGATGGTTCTCATGTCCGCTGTTCAGTAAGAAATGGGGATCGCATTGAGATATCTTCCAAAGCCCCAGTTTTGAAGGTTTTCTTGCCTCACCGTGTACAGCACGTTAGTAGTTTATGA
- the LOC126788692 gene encoding uncharacterized protein LOC126788692, with protein MALEFQSHRDDAWYEATLLTEPAGDEPRLRIKFDNFSDSHDELVNVKDLKSLKDVEAFKSRVRRVSPQLQDHECSNVHKGFLVCAAHSVAHDRRFFDGVVHAVVRKEHRIVKGEELCSCKFMVEWTNGPDVGIQTSLAVGNICRVLNEEVMSPVLSSFLNRAKEKIEGGFSNSTAVSVEKGGCDSGSSGISRRFKAPSARRLNKDTPARRYVAALAGWSSTAPRQESADNLQELQQKKNQEEVIDNPSERTGLEMDIEGLPHVLCVENLEKGILPVTIERFIYEQVSVLCKAFVMPSKPSESYTRGLIILDNKMDLEKLSNFLENPDRIIVSSRGRPWIVPEHVLDDTLRAMTQDFRPTSQTIKENNASVSKELKVVISGSREYQKAEMLKKLIKDFVDHQCRLHKRLLYDEAKISKLPG; from the exons ATGGCGTTGGAGTTCCAGTCACACAGAGACGACGCCTGGTACGAGGCCACTCTACTCACGGAGCCCGCCGGCGACGAACCCCGTCTCAGAATCAAGTTCGACAACTTCTCCGACAGCCACGACGAGTTGGTCAACGTCAAGGACCTCAAGTCACTCAAAGACGTCGAGGCATTCAAGTCCCGGGTCAGAAGAGTGTCTCCTCAGCTCCAGGACCATGAGTGCTCCAATGTCCACAAGGGCTTCCTCGTCTGCGCCGCCCATTCCGTCGCCCACGACCGCCGCTTCTTCGACGGTGTAGTCCATGCG GTTGTGCGGAAGGAGCATAGGATTGTGAAGGGAGAGGAATTGTGTAGTTGTAAGTTCATGGTGGAGTGGACTAATGGTCCGGATGTTGGGATTCAAACGAGTCTAGCAGTTGGGAACATTTGCCGGGTACTTAATGAGGAGGTAATGAGCCCGGTGCTGAGCTCATTTCTCAACAGAGCCAAGGAGAAGATTGAGGGTGGGTTCTCTAATTCGACGGCGGTTTCTGTCGAGAAAGGTGGTTGTGATTCTGGGAGTAGTGGGATTAGCAGGAGGTTCAAGGCACCCTCTGCTCGAAGATTGAACAAG GATACCCCTGCCAGGAGATACGTAGCAGCTCTAGCGGGCTGGTCTTCAACAG CACCGAGGCAAGAATCAGCAGACAATTTACAAGAACTACagcaaaagaaaaaccaaGAAGAGGTGATCGACAATCCCTCAGAAAGGACTGGACTTGAGATGGATATAGAAGGGTTGCCCCATGTGCTATGTGTGGAGAATCTTGAGAAGGGGATATTACCTGTTACAATTGAGCGATTTATATATGAGCAAGTTTCAGTTCTATGTAAAGCATTTGTTATGCCAAGTAAGCCTTCAGAGTCATATACAAGAGGACTGATCATACTGGATAACAAAATGGATCTTGAAAAGTTGTCCAACTTCTTGGAGAATCCGGATCGCATCATTGTTTCGTCAAGAGGAAG GCCTTGGATAGTGCCTGAGCATGTCTTAGATGACACACTGAGAGCAATGACCCAAGATTTTAGGCCTACTTCACAG ACAATTAAGGAGAACAATGCTTCAGTTAGCAAGGAGTTAAAGGTTGTCATTTCTGGTAGTCGAGAATACCAGAAAGCTGAGATGCTAAAGAAATTGATCAAGGACTTTGTCGACCATCAATGCAGACTTCATAAGCGGCTGCTTTATGACGAGGCAAAGATCTCAAAGCTACCTGGGTAA